The Geobacter sp. AOG2 genome includes a window with the following:
- the lipA gene encoding lipoyl synthase, with the protein MRIVRKPEWLQKRVNPQEQAGMRTLLGELRLNTVCQQALCPNISECFRCGQATFLILGRHCTRHCSFCNIDKTRPGPVDNGEPARVAEAVVRLGLAHVVITSPTRDDLPDGGGSIYAATITAIRTASPMTRIEPLIPDFQGDRQNLATVIAAGPDIVAHNVETVPRLYHIRSGAEYGRSLDVLRTCRELAPEIPVKSGIMLGMGEAEDEVVQVLGDLRGVGCVYLSIGQYLAPSRNHYPVQEYVRPEVFEGFREIARDMGFIHVESGPYVRSSYHAGQYLADTGTE; encoded by the coding sequence GTGAGAATCGTGAGGAAACCCGAGTGGCTGCAAAAGCGCGTCAACCCGCAAGAACAGGCCGGGATGAGGACACTCTTGGGAGAGTTGCGCCTGAACACTGTCTGCCAACAAGCGCTCTGCCCCAATATCTCGGAATGTTTCCGCTGTGGCCAGGCCACGTTTCTGATCCTGGGAAGGCACTGTACCCGGCACTGTTCCTTCTGCAACATTGACAAGACGCGGCCAGGGCCGGTGGACAATGGTGAACCGGCCAGAGTTGCCGAGGCGGTTGTCCGCTTGGGGCTTGCCCACGTAGTGATCACCAGCCCGACGCGGGACGACTTGCCGGACGGTGGGGGTTCCATCTACGCTGCCACTATAACCGCCATTCGCACCGCCTCGCCCATGACGCGCATTGAGCCGTTGATCCCGGATTTTCAGGGGGACCGCCAAAATCTCGCAACCGTTATAGCCGCAGGGCCGGATATTGTCGCCCATAACGTAGAGACTGTGCCGCGCCTGTACCATATCCGTAGCGGTGCCGAATATGGCCGTTCGCTGGATGTGCTTCGCACCTGCCGGGAATTGGCGCCTGAAATCCCGGTCAAGTCGGGCATCATGTTAGGGATGGGCGAGGCGGAAGACGAGGTCGTGCAGGTGCTAGGCGACCTGCGCGGGGTAGGCTGCGTCTATCTCAGCATCGGCCAGTATCTGGCCCCCAGCCGTAACCATTACCCGGTGCAGGAGTATGTCCGGCCTGAGGTTTTCGAGGGTTTTCGGGAAATTGCCCGTGATATGGGATTCATCCATGTGGAGAGCGGCCCCTATGTGCGTAGTTCCTACCATGCAGGACAATACCTGGCGGATACCGGAACAGAATAA
- a CDS encoding DNA-binding protein gives MTKDRFFSVVTLAIVLNSLLIGSAFAGFGFGSDDVGKSGLDFAKGYDVNTVTTVRGRVVSSPQTGEKEHIFVDVKAGGETISLNLGPKSFWEKKEIPLHPNDDITAKGSKAQGKDGKTYLMVQKLTNKTTGSEAALRNDQGRAAWSGWNAGGMMQGGGMMRGGGGMMRR, from the coding sequence ATGACCAAAGACCGTTTTTTCTCCGTCGTGACGTTGGCAATCGTTTTGAACAGCCTGCTGATCGGTTCCGCGTTTGCCGGTTTCGGCTTCGGCAGCGATGACGTGGGGAAGAGCGGTTTGGACTTCGCCAAGGGGTACGATGTCAACACGGTGACGACCGTACGGGGGCGCGTGGTATCTTCTCCCCAGACCGGTGAAAAAGAGCACATTTTTGTGGACGTAAAGGCCGGAGGGGAGACCATCAGCCTCAACCTTGGGCCCAAATCCTTTTGGGAGAAGAAGGAAATTCCGCTCCACCCCAACGACGACATCACCGCCAAGGGCTCCAAGGCCCAGGGTAAGGACGGGAAAACCTATCTGATGGTGCAAAAGCTCACCAACAAGACAACCGGCTCTGAAGCGGCATTGCGGAACGATCAGGGGAGGGCCGCCTGGTCCGGGTGGAATGCGGGCGGCATGATGCAGGGTGGCGGCATGATGCGCGGCGGTGGCGGGATGATGAGGCGCTGA
- a CDS encoding lipoate--protein ligase family protein yields the protein MADTAATWRLIEDVPRPGPENMAIDEALLRSFDPIGSQPVLRLYGWQPSALSLGRFQKAAEVLDLERCRLEGVPIVRRFTGGGAIYHADEVTYALVCSPEQIPATSSIKDSFRVLTGFLITLYRDLGLEASYALDAVSPDVHLGERTAFCFAGKESFDILVRGRKIGGNAQRRQKKIIFQHGSLPLVNRAATGLSFMKDRNTFQADDATSLEQCGIPVDYGLVRRKLLDAFCKNLAVNLLPQPLTEQERSLVGELLVGRYATDRWNLEGVES from the coding sequence ATGGCTGACACAGCGGCAACTTGGCGCCTCATCGAGGACGTACCGCGTCCCGGTCCGGAAAACATGGCCATCGATGAGGCGCTTTTGCGTTCTTTCGATCCGATCGGATCTCAGCCGGTACTGCGCCTGTATGGCTGGCAACCGTCAGCCCTGTCTCTGGGGCGATTCCAGAAGGCGGCCGAGGTATTGGACCTTGAGCGCTGCCGGCTCGAAGGGGTACCTATCGTGCGCCGCTTTACCGGCGGCGGCGCGATCTACCACGCCGACGAAGTGACCTATGCTTTGGTCTGTTCGCCGGAGCAGATACCTGCCACTTCTTCCATCAAGGATTCTTTCCGTGTGTTGACCGGATTTCTGATCACCTTGTACCGCGATCTGGGGCTTGAGGCCTCCTACGCCCTGGATGCCGTATCCCCCGACGTGCATCTGGGGGAACGGACCGCCTTCTGTTTTGCGGGCAAGGAGAGTTTCGACATTCTGGTGCGGGGCAGAAAGATCGGCGGCAATGCCCAGCGCCGACAGAAGAAGATCATCTTCCAACACGGATCGCTGCCATTGGTGAACCGGGCTGCTACGGGGCTGTCATTCATGAAGGATCGAAATACCTTTCAGGCCGATGACGCCACCAGCTTGGAACAATGCGGCATTCCTGTGGATTACGGTCTGGTGAGACGGAAGCTTCTCGATGCCTTTTGCAAAAATCTCGCGGTGAATTTGTTGCCCCAACCGCTCACGGAGCAGGAACGCTCTCTGGTCGGGGAGTTGCTGGTGGGACGCTATGCTACGGACCGATGGAATCTGGAAGGGGTGGAATCGTGA
- the secF gene encoding protein translocase subunit SecF: MQLINKTAIDFIGKRNITFIISGIIAIVGMIGIVQITRNAANMGIDFSGGTSVQLNFAQPVSLEKARELLARNNLSEANLQEIQDGNKLLIKIGKASLMAGNNANTINEVFKNGFPGNDFVVESSTEIGPSIGDKLKKDTMIAVGVSMLGIIMYIAWRFDFKFGCGAVVSTLHDVLAMIALFYVMDKEINLLFITAVLTIAGYSLTDTVVVFDRIRENLNRNLSEPMAVVFNRSINEVLSRTVITSLTTFMAALSLFLFGGEVIHDFALALVAGVVIATYSSVFIASPIVLELERRSGRAKPQEAAPSMP; the protein is encoded by the coding sequence GTGCAACTTATCAATAAAACCGCCATCGACTTTATCGGAAAGAGAAACATCACCTTCATCATATCGGGCATCATCGCTATAGTGGGCATGATCGGCATTGTCCAAATCACCAGAAACGCCGCCAATATGGGCATCGACTTTTCCGGGGGCACATCAGTGCAGCTCAATTTCGCCCAGCCGGTTTCCCTGGAAAAGGCCCGAGAACTCCTTGCCCGGAACAACCTCAGTGAGGCCAACTTGCAGGAGATTCAGGACGGAAACAAACTCCTTATCAAGATAGGAAAAGCCAGTCTGATGGCGGGGAACAACGCTAATACCATCAACGAGGTCTTCAAAAATGGATTCCCGGGGAACGATTTCGTGGTGGAGAGTTCCACGGAGATCGGGCCTTCCATCGGGGACAAGCTCAAAAAGGACACCATGATAGCGGTGGGGGTGTCCATGCTCGGCATCATCATGTACATAGCCTGGCGTTTTGATTTCAAGTTCGGCTGTGGCGCCGTCGTCTCCACGCTCCATGACGTGCTGGCGATGATCGCCCTGTTCTACGTCATGGACAAGGAGATCAATCTCCTGTTCATCACGGCGGTCCTTACGATTGCAGGATACTCTCTGACCGACACGGTGGTGGTGTTCGACCGGATCAGGGAAAATCTCAACAGGAATCTGTCGGAACCCATGGCGGTTGTGTTCAACAGGAGCATCAACGAAGTCCTGTCCCGGACGGTGATCACCTCGTTGACCACGTTTATGGCGGCACTGTCGCTCTTTCTTTTCGGCGGAGAGGTCATCCACGATTTCGCCCTGGCCCTGGTGGCCGGTGTCGTCATCGCAACCTACTCGTCCGTCTTTATCGCAAGTCCCATAGTGCTGGAACTGGAGCGCAGGTCGGGACGGGCCAAGCCGCAAGAGGCCGCGCCCTCAATGCCGTGA
- the tadA gene encoding tRNA adenosine(34) deaminase TadA, whose amino-acid sequence MKYDHDYWMTKAIAQAAKARAKDEVPIGCVIVRGGKIIARGHNLRETTQDPAAHAELIAIKKAARKLNSWRLLNTTLYVTLEPCLMCMGAIILARIPTVVFGCHDPKGGAAGTLYDLSNDPRLNHRVELVPRVLEGECSSLLSSFFAELRRRRRNASAS is encoded by the coding sequence GTGAAATATGATCATGATTACTGGATGACCAAGGCGATCGCCCAAGCGGCCAAGGCTCGCGCCAAGGACGAGGTCCCCATCGGCTGCGTGATCGTTCGTGGCGGTAAGATCATTGCCCGCGGCCATAACCTGCGTGAAACCACTCAGGATCCCGCAGCCCACGCCGAGTTGATCGCCATCAAAAAAGCCGCCAGGAAACTCAACTCCTGGCGGCTTCTCAATACGACACTTTATGTCACGCTTGAGCCCTGCCTCATGTGTATGGGGGCGATCATCCTTGCCCGCATACCCACCGTGGTCTTTGGTTGCCATGATCCCAAGGGCGGGGCAGCCGGCACCCTTTACGACCTCTCAAACGACCCTCGTCTCAATCATCGGGTTGAACTGGTGCCGCGCGTGCTGGAAGGTGAATGCTCCAGTCTGCTCAGCTCCTTCTTCGCCGAACTGCGCCGTCGCCGACGCAACGCTTCAGCCTCCTGA
- a CDS encoding transporter, producing MPFTAAVYPTDRLDFSLEIPFVYQSSSAVVAGQYMGMQGQSMGSQSVLAATNGMGSSGSMTSASAGSVNNSHSGLGDMKLKAGYVLYTEEKYVPAIRPNFYVKIPTADKSKFLGTGEFDEGFAVELTKWFGSWFADGEAGYVIQGKSSVLAVRNYLNYYVGAGYQFTERLRPMVLLKGTTPTVNGASSQLEARLRVKYQFAKHTGIDGYLAKGITTASPDYGMGLAVFYEF from the coding sequence ATGCCGTTCACGGCGGCTGTCTATCCGACCGACCGGCTCGATTTTTCGCTGGAAATTCCCTTTGTTTATCAGAGCAGCAGCGCGGTGGTCGCTGGGCAATACATGGGAATGCAGGGGCAATCCATGGGCTCGCAATCGGTTTTGGCAGCAACGAATGGCATGGGTTCCTCCGGCTCCATGACTTCCGCATCGGCGGGGAGCGTCAACAATTCCCATTCCGGGCTCGGCGACATGAAACTCAAGGCGGGGTATGTCTTGTACACCGAGGAAAAGTATGTGCCGGCTATCCGCCCAAACTTCTATGTGAAAATTCCTACCGCTGACAAGAGCAAATTTCTTGGGACCGGGGAGTTTGATGAAGGCTTTGCCGTGGAACTGACCAAATGGTTCGGCAGTTGGTTTGCGGACGGCGAGGCGGGGTACGTTATCCAGGGGAAATCGTCGGTCCTTGCCGTCAGGAATTATCTTAACTACTACGTCGGGGCCGGTTATCAATTCACCGAGCGGTTGCGTCCGATGGTGTTGCTCAAAGGGACCACCCCTACCGTCAACGGAGCATCGTCCCAGTTGGAGGCGCGGCTCAGAGTCAAGTACCAGTTCGCGAAACATACCGGCATCGATGGCTATCTGGCCAAGGGGATCACGACCGCCAGTCCCGATTACGGCATGGGACTCGCCGTCTTTTACGAATTCTAA
- a CDS encoding SPFH domain-containing protein, producing MAGIIVFGVLFVVVAATLFAGVKTVPQGQEWVVERLGKYHSTLKPGLNFIIPYIDIVAYRVSTKGDVLSVGAQEVITRDNAVIITNAIAFIKVTDPTRAVYEIQNYEYAIQNLVMTSLRAIIGQMDLNSALSEREHIKAKLQDAISKEVATWGIYVQSVEIQDIKPSESMQRAMEQQASADRFKQATILEAEGKREATIREAEGRLEAAKREAEAQVRLAEASAKAITDISEAIKDRDLPAVFLLGDRYVNMLQKLAASPNAKMVVLPADLPIAIRGMMGKG from the coding sequence ATGGCTGGAATTATTGTGTTTGGCGTTCTGTTTGTGGTGGTCGCCGCAACGCTGTTTGCCGGGGTCAAGACGGTTCCCCAGGGCCAGGAGTGGGTTGTGGAGCGATTGGGCAAATACCACTCGACGCTCAAGCCGGGGCTCAATTTTATCATTCCGTATATAGATATCGTGGCTTACCGTGTTTCAACCAAGGGGGATGTACTTTCTGTTGGCGCCCAAGAGGTGATTACTAGGGACAATGCAGTCATCATCACCAATGCCATTGCCTTCATCAAGGTTACCGACCCGACCCGCGCCGTGTATGAGATCCAAAATTACGAGTATGCCATCCAGAATCTGGTCATGACCTCTCTACGAGCCATCATAGGCCAGATGGACCTGAACAGCGCCCTGTCGGAGCGGGAACACATCAAGGCCAAACTGCAGGATGCCATCTCCAAGGAGGTGGCAACTTGGGGGATTTATGTCCAGTCGGTGGAGATTCAGGATATTAAGCCGTCTGAATCCATGCAGCGGGCCATGGAACAGCAGGCCAGCGCCGACCGTTTCAAGCAGGCGACCATCCTGGAGGCCGAGGGTAAACGTGAGGCCACCATACGCGAGGCTGAAGGCCGCCTGGAAGCCGCCAAGCGTGAGGCCGAGGCCCAGGTCAGGCTGGCCGAGGCATCGGCCAAGGCAATTACCGATATCAGCGAGGCCATCAAGGACCGGGATCTGCCTGCCGTGTTCCTGCTGGGGGACCGCTACGTCAACATGCTGCAAAAACTGGCTGCCTCGCCCAATGCCAAGATGGTGGTCCTGCCGGCCGACTTGCCGATTGCTATTCGTGGCATGATGGGGAAAGGATAG
- a CDS encoding NfeD family protein, with translation MMQVEWWYWIIAGFCLIGLELIVPSFTIIWFGLGALVVGGLKGLWPEFSLAGQLFLWTVSSISFTVMWFKYLKPKANRTHAGQSKEGVVGETGIIIRGTVDSYGRGTVRFRIAVLGADEWGCYADEALEVGDSVRVIDIEGQILKVIKI, from the coding sequence ATGATGCAGGTTGAATGGTGGTACTGGATAATTGCCGGTTTTTGCCTGATCGGTCTGGAACTGATAGTGCCTTCCTTTACGATTATCTGGTTCGGCCTGGGGGCTTTGGTGGTCGGCGGGCTGAAAGGGCTCTGGCCTGAATTCTCCCTGGCCGGGCAGTTGTTTCTCTGGACCGTGTCGTCCATCAGTTTCACAGTGATGTGGTTCAAATACTTGAAGCCCAAGGCCAACAGGACCCATGCCGGGCAATCGAAAGAAGGGGTTGTGGGGGAAACAGGCATTATCATCCGTGGGACCGTGGACAGTTACGGGCGGGGTACGGTTCGGTTCCGCATTGCCGTCTTGGGCGCCGACGAATGGGGATGCTATGCCGATGAGGCGCTGGAGGTGGGGGACTCGGTCCGTGTCATTGATATTGAAGGGCAGATTCTTAAGGTGATCAAGATCTAG
- a CDS encoding PilZ domain-containing protein: MQPQILLAVADEERRLIYEAFVKKERAICHTVSSLRDVANQAARQPYNAIFLDMPLIVKASRYEKSLVDDALHALPNARLNVTAKTQKIRMLISWDAQEGAHTPEEHLRYCCEQHPKVAPICSRVLLNLNAVLSRSPNMATPERTVCIDFSPGGCFLFCVNDEITPLSTVWIRLVALSDQSPITATVCWKREWGMTSEIPGIGVRFDVMTPQQQAEILSLCRGKLKK, encoded by the coding sequence ATGCAGCCCCAAATACTCCTGGCCGTTGCCGATGAAGAACGGCGTCTCATTTATGAGGCGTTTGTTAAAAAAGAGCGTGCGATCTGCCATACGGTGTCCTCGCTACGCGACGTGGCGAATCAGGCCGCCCGGCAGCCCTATAATGCCATTTTTCTTGACATGCCACTCATCGTAAAGGCCTCCCGATATGAAAAAAGTCTGGTGGACGATGCGCTGCACGCCTTGCCCAACGCACGCCTCAACGTTACCGCCAAAACCCAAAAGATCCGTATGTTGATTTCCTGGGATGCCCAAGAGGGAGCCCATACCCCTGAGGAACACCTCCGATACTGCTGTGAACAACACCCAAAGGTTGCTCCCATTTGCAGCAGGGTCCTCCTTAATCTGAATGCCGTGTTGTCACGTTCCCCGAATATGGCGACCCCCGAGCGCACCGTCTGCATCGATTTTTCGCCGGGCGGCTGTTTTCTGTTCTGTGTCAACGATGAGATCACTCCTCTATCCACCGTATGGATACGTCTTGTTGCCTTGAGCGACCAATCACCTATTACGGCCACTGTATGTTGGAAACGGGAATGGGGGATGACCAGCGAGATTCCCGGTATCGGAGTTCGCTTCGATGTGATGACCCCGCAGCAGCAGGCGGAGATCCTCTCGCTCTGCCGGGGCAAGCTAAAAAAATGA
- a CDS encoding nitrogen regulation protein NR(II) encodes MLKLIRLVCGIGISLFILWFATSNYRDARPIAEDNLFGLAHSLHAAIENSVLHDPSLQSLATFHAPDLAYFALVDKNGVYRFHSNQELIGTRLQNNDTLQRLFAETMSGTRVKLATGEAAYEFLGHIHTPKETLGLLLVLHTYRADAVIRHARLTMMVLFILVAVGWFLAFIIYRYSRREEMHREEMAQRESLAKMGEMGAMLAHEIRNPLAGIKGFAQLIEKRPDDSRTKESARRIVGEARRLESLVTDLLAFARNDGGEAEPCVLAQLVEHSVDLMRPEAEQAHVALVVDCPPDLVVTGKRDRLGQVLLNIVKNGVQAMPDGGELRVTVHAAGPQVIITINDTGHGISPENIARIFTPFFTTKARGTGLGLALCKKIVEEHRGSIAIESSSPGTTVTIMLPGIRTGDKP; translated from the coding sequence ATGCTCAAACTGATACGATTGGTATGCGGGATTGGGATCTCCCTGTTCATCCTCTGGTTCGCCACGAGCAATTACCGCGACGCGCGCCCCATCGCTGAGGATAATCTTTTCGGACTTGCCCATTCGCTTCATGCCGCCATTGAAAACAGTGTGCTTCATGACCCCTCCCTCCAATCCCTGGCAACGTTTCACGCCCCGGATTTGGCCTATTTCGCCCTCGTCGACAAGAATGGCGTTTACCGATTCCACTCCAATCAGGAGTTGATCGGCACCCGGTTACAGAACAACGACACGTTGCAACGGTTGTTCGCCGAGACCATGTCCGGGACCCGTGTGAAACTTGCGACGGGAGAAGCCGCGTATGAGTTTTTAGGCCACATCCACACACCCAAAGAAACCCTTGGGCTGCTTCTGGTACTCCACACCTACCGCGCCGACGCGGTTATCAGGCATGCGCGGCTTACCATGATGGTCCTCTTTATTCTTGTTGCGGTCGGGTGGTTCCTGGCTTTTATCATCTATCGGTATTCCCGGCGGGAAGAGATGCACAGAGAAGAGATGGCCCAACGTGAAAGTCTGGCCAAAATGGGAGAGATGGGCGCCATGCTGGCCCATGAGATACGCAACCCCCTGGCAGGGATCAAGGGATTTGCTCAACTCATTGAAAAACGGCCCGACGACTCCCGGACGAAGGAGTCCGCCCGCCGGATTGTGGGCGAGGCCCGCCGCCTTGAATCTCTTGTGACGGATCTGCTTGCCTTTGCCAGAAACGATGGGGGTGAGGCGGAGCCTTGCGTCCTTGCCCAGCTTGTGGAACATAGCGTCGATCTGATGCGGCCCGAGGCCGAGCAGGCCCATGTCGCACTTGTCGTTGACTGCCCCCCCGACCTGGTGGTTACCGGCAAGCGGGATAGGCTCGGCCAGGTACTGCTCAATATTGTCAAAAACGGTGTGCAGGCAATGCCCGACGGAGGAGAACTCCGTGTAACGGTTCACGCCGCCGGTCCACAGGTAATTATCACCATCAACGATACCGGACACGGTATCAGCCCGGAAAACATTGCCAGGATCTTCACGCCGTTCTTCACCACCAAGGCCAGAGGTACGGGGTTGGGGCTGGCGCTCTGCAAGAAGATCGTCGAAGAACACCGTGGGTCGATAGCAATCGAAAGTTCAAGCCCCGGGACAACGGTAACCATAATGCTGCCGGGGATACGGACAGGAGATAAACCATGA
- a CDS encoding DUF309 domain-containing protein, translating to MRFCEESPPRQLLEAVRQFNTREWYECHETLEELWVGEGGEVRDFYQGVLQVAVALHHWRNGNFGGAVTLLEGGTDYLRRVPAVCQWVDVAAFIAAADRAREALIHLGREHMEALAPSLIPALMVVSLPDDHT from the coding sequence ATGCGATTCTGCGAAGAATCTCCGCCGAGGCAATTGCTTGAGGCGGTACGGCAATTCAATACCCGTGAATGGTATGAGTGTCACGAAACCTTGGAAGAACTCTGGGTTGGGGAGGGGGGCGAGGTACGCGATTTCTACCAAGGTGTCCTTCAAGTGGCAGTGGCTCTGCACCATTGGAGAAACGGCAATTTTGGCGGTGCGGTCACGCTTTTGGAGGGTGGGACGGACTACCTGAGGAGGGTTCCGGCGGTTTGCCAGTGGGTGGATGTAGCGGCTTTCATTGCCGCTGCCGACAGGGCGCGGGAAGCCCTGATTCACCTTGGCAGGGAGCATATGGAGGCGTTGGCTCCGTCTCTGATTCCTGCCTTGATGGTAGTTTCGTTGCCGGATGATCACACGTGA
- a CDS encoding rod shape-determining protein, with the protein MAKHWGGLSPWRPDIAIDLGTATTRIVSKGHGVITRSSMAGNAPALSSGVVVNGDAVVALLEPLISKMRIFGMIRPRAVACAPTDANAWERNALIEGVSRGGAAAVVVVPEPLAAAVGAGVDIVSPYARMVVDIGEGVTDCAVITSGKVVDTAALRGGCGALRKAVRDAAFRRRNVRISPRQAELLVRAALCGSPAVSTQALGASGEDSPVLQPISLVEAREAFEPVAAAILGLITGFLREIPHSTGSEIIENGITLTGGGALLAGMRERIQAATGITVMPVANPLEAVVQGAYAMLPIMAMLNMWKR; encoded by the coding sequence ATGGCCAAGCATTGGGGCGGACTCTCCCCGTGGCGACCTGATATAGCCATAGACCTGGGCACAGCTACGACCCGTATCGTCAGCAAGGGCCATGGGGTTATAACCCGTTCCTCCATGGCAGGAAACGCCCCGGCGTTGTCATCCGGTGTCGTGGTGAACGGGGACGCGGTGGTGGCGCTTCTTGAACCGCTCATTTCCAAAATGAGGATCTTCGGGATGATCCGGCCGCGCGCCGTGGCGTGCGCACCGACCGATGCAAATGCTTGGGAGCGCAACGCTCTTATCGAGGGTGTTTCCCGGGGCGGCGCAGCGGCCGTCGTTGTTGTCCCGGAGCCCCTCGCCGCAGCCGTTGGGGCTGGGGTTGACATTGTGTCGCCCTATGCCCGGATGGTTGTCGATATCGGTGAAGGGGTAACGGACTGCGCCGTCATCACCTCCGGCAAGGTCGTTGACACGGCAGCGCTGCGGGGAGGGTGCGGCGCGCTCCGGAAGGCGGTACGGGATGCGGCGTTCCGGAGACGGAACGTGCGAATCTCCCCCCGTCAGGCAGAGTTGCTGGTGCGCGCGGCGCTCTGCGGCTCCCCGGCGGTTTCCACGCAGGCACTCGGGGCATCGGGGGAGGATAGCCCGGTACTGCAGCCGATCAGTCTCGTTGAAGCACGGGAGGCCTTTGAGCCGGTGGCGGCCGCGATCCTCGGCCTGATAACGGGGTTTCTCCGGGAGATACCGCACTCCACGGGAAGCGAGATCATCGAAAACGGCATTACCCTGACGGGAGGAGGCGCCCTTTTGGCAGGCATGCGGGAAAGGATTCAGGCGGCAACCGGGATTACGGTCATGCCGGTTGCCAATCCGCTCGAAGCGGTCGTACAGGGAGCATACGCCATGCTGCCGATCATGGCGATGCTCAATATGTGGAAGCGTTGA
- a CDS encoding sigma-54 dependent transcriptional regulator, protein MKGRILLVEDDETFRSFLQTVLEDEGHDVLTAGDGLSGAQLIRNKQFDLVISDLKMPGKSGLELFRETIRDANPPRFIFLTAFGTVEEAVGAMKDGAFDFLTKPLEDSDTLLKIVDRALEGLQRSRDYLALKESEAGGLPPEDLIFAGSAMQPIRKLVQNVAGTTANVLIYGESGTGKELVARIIHLLSPRGNGGFVPLNCAAIPENLLESELFGHEKGAFTGAIQARLGKFELAKGGTIFLDEIGEMPVALQAKLLRVLQERVFERVGGGKEIRADVRVIAATNRDLAEEVSEKRFREDLFYRLNVFPVNLPPLRERRDIIPLLTEYFIQRFCRQVGKKLKGIEPEALKAMKAYAWPGNIRELQNVVERAVILAQDMVRATNLPDALVGLSEPATAGRDKLKVVERDLIVKALEQHGGNRRLAAVELRMSRRTLQYKLKEFGLLD, encoded by the coding sequence ATGAAAGGGCGTATTCTGCTTGTTGAGGACGATGAAACCTTCAGAAGCTTTTTGCAGACCGTTCTGGAGGACGAAGGGCATGATGTGCTCACCGCCGGCGACGGACTATCCGGGGCGCAATTAATAAGGAACAAACAGTTCGATCTGGTGATCTCGGATCTGAAGATGCCGGGTAAGAGTGGTCTTGAGCTGTTCCGGGAAACCATACGGGATGCCAACCCTCCACGGTTTATCTTTCTGACCGCGTTCGGCACGGTGGAGGAGGCGGTCGGCGCCATGAAGGATGGGGCCTTCGACTTTCTCACCAAACCGCTGGAAGACTCGGATACCCTGCTGAAGATTGTGGACCGGGCTCTTGAGGGGCTGCAACGATCGCGGGACTATCTTGCGCTCAAGGAATCCGAGGCGGGCGGGCTGCCGCCGGAAGACCTCATCTTTGCCGGATCGGCTATGCAGCCGATCCGGAAACTGGTCCAGAACGTGGCCGGTACCACGGCCAATGTGCTTATCTACGGCGAAAGCGGCACCGGCAAGGAGTTGGTGGCCAGGATCATCCATCTGCTCAGCCCTCGGGGCAACGGCGGTTTTGTCCCACTCAACTGCGCGGCCATCCCGGAAAATCTGCTGGAAAGCGAGCTTTTCGGCCACGAAAAGGGGGCCTTTACCGGGGCTATCCAGGCGCGGCTGGGCAAGTTCGAATTGGCCAAGGGAGGGACCATTTTTCTGGATGAAATCGGTGAAATGCCGGTTGCGCTCCAGGCCAAGCTGCTACGGGTTCTTCAGGAACGGGTGTTCGAGCGGGTTGGCGGCGGCAAGGAAATCAGAGCCGACGTACGGGTGATTGCGGCAACCAACCGTGACCTCGCCGAAGAGGTGTCCGAGAAGCGTTTTCGAGAGGACCTCTTCTACCGCCTCAACGTCTTCCCGGTCAATCTGCCGCCGCTCCGGGAACGGCGGGATATCATCCCGCTGCTGACAGAGTACTTTATCCAGCGTTTTTGTCGTCAGGTCGGTAAGAAGCTCAAGGGCATCGAACCGGAGGCGCTCAAGGCCATGAAGGCATATGCTTGGCCGGGCAATATCCGCGAGTTGCAAAACGTCGTGGAGCGCGCCGTCATCCTTGCCCAGGATATGGTCCGGGCAACCAATCTCCCCGACGCTCTCGTGGGTTTATCCGAGCCCGCCACTGCCGGCAGGGACAAACTGAAGGTGGTAGAACGCGACCTGATCGTCAAAGCGCTGGAACAGCACGGCGGCAATCGCCGCCTGGCTGCGGTGGAATTGAGGATGTCGCGCCGAACCCTGCAATATAAACTGAAGGAGTTCGGCCTGCTCGACTGA